In Candidatus Electrothrix scaldis, the genomic window TGCCAATGAATTTTGCGCCGCTGTATTTTTCTTCATAGAGGAAAACGTCATTGGAGGCGTTAAGACGGAAGACTCGATATTTTGCTCGCTCAGGAGGTCTGCCGACTTGCGGATGAATTTCATGCCACAGGTAGTTATAAAGCGGATCATCCCTGCGGACATGGCCAAGATATTGCCCATTGCTCATGATGTCCAGTCTGCTTGCATGATTAATAGAGTTTTTTACCGACTTATAACTGTTTTCTAACAAAATTAGAATACTTTTTTAATGGTGGGGCTATTATTGAGCGAGCTGGTACTTATGCAATTTTAATCATATGAGTGCTCGATACGGGAAGGAGCGAGCTTAGGTTCCAATTTTATTTTTCTTCTACTCAGGACAAGAGAATCATGATTGCTTCAAATACCTCAGAAGTTATTGAAATCATAAACACGATAATTTCAGATGCAAAAGAGAACAACAGCAGGCACGGATATTTCGCTGCTCTTTACAAACAAGTGACGATCCAGATAAAGCAGGGAATTGATGACGGAAGGTTTGCTGATTCTGAGAGGATGGACAGATTGGACACGGCCTTTGCCAACAGATATTTTGAGGCATACAAACAGTTCAAACAAGGTCAGGCAAGTAAAAGCTGGAGCGTCACCTTCAGATACAGCAAGAGTCAGGAGCTGATAATCCTCCAGCATCTTTTACTGGGAATAAATGCCCATATAAATTTAGATTTAGGTATTGCGGTTGCCGAGCTCAACCTGGAGGATCTAGATACATTCAAAGATGATTACGAGCAAATCAATAATATTTTAGAATCGTTACTCGATAATGTCCAAAAAATCGTGGGCAGATTCTCTCCACTGTTAATATTTTTAGACAAGATCGGAGGCACAGTGGATGAAACTCTTGTGA contains:
- a CDS encoding DUF5995 family protein, whose product is MIASNTSEVIEIINTIISDAKENNSRHGYFAALYKQVTIQIKQGIDDGRFADSERMDRLDTAFANRYFEAYKQFKQGQASKSWSVTFRYSKSQELIILQHLLLGINAHINLDLGIAVAELNLEDLDTFKDDYEQINNILESLLDNVQKIVGRFSPLLIFLDKIGGTVDETLVNFGIEKARRDAWDFAGLLSQQNQKERARTIRNMDRRTAMLGRLIAEPGGPLGKAIDVIRFQEDQEVAEIIDALEQFQPEP